The sequence CAACGTCTGGATGGTTTGCTACGATGGGCAATGGTGTACCAGGTGGAATTGCTGCCCAACTTAGTTACCCTTATCGCCAAGTATTCACCTTAAGCGGTGACGGTGCGTTTGCCATGGTCATGCAAGATATCATCACCCAAGTAAAATACAAACTACCTATTATCAATGTTGTGTTTTCAAATGACTCTTTTGGTTTTATTGAAGCTGAACAAGAAGATAGTGAGCAAAAGAAATTTGGAGTATATTTAGAAGGAGCTGACTTTGGAAAAGCTGGCGAAGCGCTTGGCGCCCAAGGTTTTACCATTACAGAATATAGCCAATTGGAACCAGCTTTTGAAGCGGCTAGAAAAAGCACACGTCCAGTTGTAATTGATGTGAAAATCCGAAATACCCGACCTTTACCTGTTGAGGAACTGGTCTTAGACCCTGAAAAATTCAGCGAAAATGAAATCAATGTATTTAAAGAAAAATATGAAGTTCATGATATGCCCGTGTTGAAAGAGTTATTAAAGAATTAAAAAAACAGCAGATGCACTTTTCCGCATCTGCTGTTTTTTTATAGTTCATTTATTTATCATCATGTTTATGGAATTTTTCTTTGATATCTTCAAAACCTTCTTTGATTTTGTCGCCAAGTTTTTCAGCGCCATCTTTGATATCATCACCGGCATCACGAGCTTTGTCTTTTACATCGCCAAAAGCTGATTGCGCTTTGCCTTCAAGTTCTTTGCCTTTATCATCTGTTACTTTACCTTGAACTTCTTTAGCTGTTCCTTCAACTTTGTCTTTTGCATCATTTACGCGTCCATTTAAATCTGCCATGTGAAAAACCTCCTAGTTAATTTATATTACATAACTAGCATAGCATCATTTTTGACATGCTACAAACGATTCGCTTTGTTTTTTATCACTGAATACTTTAGAGCTCACTCAACCACCGTTTTGCTTGATTGATTTCATCCATGGTTATTTGATGACCTGAATTAGTGGGCATAATGGTAACCGTCGCCTGCCTATTTTTTAATTGTTGAATCAATTGATCTGACGCTTCCTTAGATACGATGGGATCATTTTCACTCACGGATAGCCAGATTTTTTTATCTGAAAGTGGAAAATTCTGGCTATCAACACCTAAGGACATTGGATGAAGTAAAATTGCTTGTTTAATAGCAAAATGGCGCTCTAATAAGATATGAGCTGCAATATTTGCCCCATTTGAATAACCAACAATGACCCATTCTTCTAACTGGATCCCTTTTTTCTCACTAACTGATAAGATCATCTGAATGAGTCGGTCACTTTCTTCTTCCAGACTAACTAAGTCAAACTGATTTAATCCATTGCGTTTAAAAAATCGATTCATCCCCGATTCTTGAATTGTCCCACGAAAAGACAATACTGTTGCTTCTTCATCTAAATAGCGAGCAATCTCCACTAATGACGTTTCATCACCGCCAGTTCCGTGAAGTAATAATAATTTTTTCCCATACGAAGCACCTTTTTCAAATAGATAATGCATTTTTACTCCTCCTTTTCCATTTTTTTAAAATAAGTTATCTACCAATACACTTACTTTTTGTAAGTGAATTTCATTTTAACATCTTTTATGTCATTTGTCACTTTACAAAACGTTATAACTGATACAAATATTCAGCAAGAGATGACGCTTTTTTTAATAGACTTTCCTTAAGTTGAATTGGCTCTATTTGTATAATGGCTGTTCCAAAACGAAGGAAATAATCCGTAATAAATTCCTCTTCTGTCTTATGATAATAACCATTAATGAGATAATTTCCCTCAGATACTTGGATTGACATTGAGGGGTAATTTTCCTTAGAGAAAATATCTTTGCCTTTTTCATTAACTTTGATTGAAAATGACAGTTTTTTTTCGCTTTGATAAAAGGTTTCGGCTTTTTCTAGCAGTGTTTCAAGTGATAACGCCGCTTGGGTGTTTTCTTCTTCAAGTGACATGATTTTATCGCAACGAATGACACGAATTTGTTGTGTTTCATTATTCCAAATTCTAGCATACCATTGACCAAACTTAGATGAAAGCTGTACAAATTGAGCCTTGATCGACACGATTTCTTGTTTTTTTGCATACTGAACGTTAAAAACTTTTTCATGAAGGATTCCTTCAACGATTTCTTTTAAATACTGACTCGCGTTACTATGGTTGACTTGTTCAAGCATGATGATTCTGCGCATTAACAAAAGCTCTTGCTGTAATTTCTCTGGTAAAACCTGACTATATTTTAATTCAAGGGTGCTACTTTCCATGTTAAAAGGAGTAGATCGATAGCCTTTTAGTGTTAACAAAGCAAAATAAAGAGCATAAATTTCACCTTTCGTAAACAACCCAGGAGCCACTATACGGGTATCTAATAGCTGATACTTGCCATATCTTCCAAGTTCCGAATAAATCGGCAAACCAATTTCTTCAAGAGACTGTATATCTCTTAATGCGGTGCTTTTTGAAATACTATATCGTTCTATCAGTTCTTTTAAATTGAAACTATTTTTATCAGCTAAAAAAAGAATCATATCATTTATTCGTTCTGCTTTTTTCATAACCCCTCCTAAAAGTATCATGTTTTGATACCTTTAAAAAGTATACTAAAAGTGGAAAGAAAATAAAAGAAATGAGGAATTGATATGACTTTAGAAATTGCGGTATTTTTATCCATGAATGGACGTGCTTGGGAGGCTTTAACTTTTTATAAAAAGCATCTAGGTGCTGAAGAATTACTCGTCGTAACGTATGAGGATATGGCAAAAAGAGACGAGACCTTTCAATTAACAGAGGAAAATAAACAGTTGATTTCCCATTCAGTTTTAAGAATCGGTCAGACTAAAATCATGATTGCTGAAGATGCAATGGATTCTAGCCAGCTCTATACAGTCGGCAATAATTTTTCTTTGTGTATTCAAAGTGCCGATTTAGCTGAAATTCAAACTTTTTATTCTAATCTAACGTCAGATGATCGAGTTAAAATCATCGTACCGCTGAATCAAAATATTTTTAGTGGTGCGTATGGAATTTTAGAAGATCCATTTGGGATACAAATTCAGTTGATGCATGACGAACGTTTAAAATAAACCATATATTTATCTAGAAGTAAACAATATAAAACAATATAACATGCATTTCTTGATTGCTTATTGTTTAGTTGTTTTCCATTTCTTTTTTAGCTTATGCCAGTCAACCAATCGTCCCTGGATCATCTTCTAATTTTGGCATCACAATATATTGTTCTAATGGTGGTGTTTTCACAAAACCATTAGAACAATTTTTCAAATTCACGACAAATTTTTTCTAGCATATGACACCGTTTCATCACGCCACCACCAAAAATCATCACATCTGGCGCAATTACTAACGCCATTGTCTTCACTTTTTTTAGGAAAACTTACTTTTTCAATAATGTATAGATCATCATTCCCAAAACCACATACAAATTTTGTGTCGCCTGCTTCGATACTGCCTAAAAATTTTTTCTTCATCTTTGCACACTCAATTGTCTTTTCTATGATCCTATATTTTGATTCAATTAATTTTAAAAATTGTGCGACTTTTATATGCGTTTTCTGGATACAAAATAATATCCCCAAAGTCTTCAAATTCAATGGCTCCAGGACTAACCTGAGTCTCTAACGTGAGTCCACCATGATTGACTAATTTCTTACCTCGAACCTCGGGGCCAGTTTCACCAAACTGCGCTGTGAAAATGACTACAGCTGGTTGATCAGTATACATCTCAACGGAAAGATCTTTTTTTGGTGCCGTAATAATTGCCTGTGGTTTATTAAAACCAGTTTGATTCAACATAAATGGATGATCCAACCCATTGACCAAAGTGTTTTGATCATAACTAGTTTCAAAAACTTGATTCATGCTCTTTGATTTTCTAAAATCGAAAGGAGTCTCCTTAACTGAGCGTAATTCACCCGTAACAGTTGTATAACTATCTACCACTGCAAATCGGTCTGCATCCACAAATAACCCGTGCTCACCAACTGATTGTGTAACATCACCTGTCAAATTAAAATAGACATGATTTGTTGGATTATATAACGTTGGTTGATCTGTTTCAGCTTGATAATCGATGATCCATTCATTTTCGTTTGTTAATGTGTACGTTACATGAGCTTTTAACTCTCCTGGAAAACCATTTTCTCCATCTGAACTCACATAAGAAAATGCCACAGAAATATGGTTACTTTTTTCTTCTATTTCAACTTCCCAAATCTTTGCCTCAAAACTTTCAGCCCCACCATGCAACGTATGGCCATTTTCGGGAGAAACGGGTAATTGATAGTTTTGGTCATTAATTGAGAACGAACCATGCTTGATTCTTCCAGCAACACGTCCGATCGTTGCCCCAAAATACATATCTTTAGCCAGATATTCTTCCCCAGTCTCAAAACCTAACACAATATTACGCTTTTCTTCATTAACTGGTACGATCAAATCAACGATTCTGGCGCCTAAGTCTGTGACATTCATTGTCAAACCATTATCGTTCGTAAGCGAATACAAAATAGCATTTTCTCCAAATTTTTGATTGCTGATTTTCAATACTTTCATCTCTCTTCCGTTTGAAATCGATTTTCCAACACAGTGAACTAATACTATTCTATCATCTTTGACGCTATTTTTTTCTTCAACGCTCATTTTAAACTACTTTTGTTTAAGTTTACAATATTTTTGTCAAGTTGCACTTAATGAAATAAATGCGTTTCTCTTTTAGCAACGTGAATCTTTTTTGATTCGATAAAAAACGAGGTATTCCATTTCGAATAAACAGAACGGAATACCTCGTCATTTTTTTATTAAATACTATAACCTTTTCAACTTTCGTGTTATTTGTTTTTCAAACTCTACGACTATGAATACAAAAATTCCTGAAAGTAACGCCAATTTTATATAAGGCCAACCAATAACGGCTGTTCCTAATGCTAGATGCATGATTGGTGTAACTATCAACAATGCTTGTAAAATAAATAAAATCAGTAGTGACAACCATAAAACTTTATTTGAAAGTATACTTTTATTAATCGAAAACTGGTAAATTTCCCGGCAATTGATCATATAAAAAACTTGACCAAACACAATCGTCGTAATCAATGTCGTCTGCATAACAGCTTCAGACGCATTACGTCCTTCTAAGAATACATTAACGAGAAAACCTAAAGCGGCTAATAAAAGAGACACGTAAACGATACGGAAAACAGCATATCTATCTAAAATATTTTCCCTAGGATTACGTGGAGGTTGCTCCATTCCATTTTTTGCCAATGGCTCAAAACCTAATGCAAAGGATAACGTAATCGTGGTCACCATATTCAGCCATAAAATCTGTACAGAGGTCAACGGTAGCGGTCTATCTA is a genomic window of Enterococcus haemoperoxidus ATCC BAA-382 containing:
- a CDS encoding CsbD family protein — translated: MADLNGRVNDAKDKVEGTAKEVQGKVTDDKGKELEGKAQSAFGDVKDKARDAGDDIKDGAEKLGDKIKEGFEDIKEKFHKHDDK
- a CDS encoding alpha/beta hydrolase → MHYLFEKGASYGKKLLLLHGTGGDETSLVEIARYLDEEATVLSFRGTIQESGMNRFFKRNGLNQFDLVSLEEESDRLIQMILSVSEKKGIQLEEWVIVGYSNGANIAAHILLERHFAIKQAILLHPMSLGVDSQNFPLSDKKIWLSVSENDPIVSKEASDQLIQQLKNRQATVTIMPTNSGHQITMDEINQAKRWLSEL
- a CDS encoding helix-turn-helix transcriptional regulator, coding for MKKAERINDMILFLADKNSFNLKELIERYSISKSTALRDIQSLEEIGLPIYSELGRYGKYQLLDTRIVAPGLFTKGEIYALYFALLTLKGYRSTPFNMESSTLELKYSQVLPEKLQQELLLMRRIIMLEQVNHSNASQYLKEIVEGILHEKVFNVQYAKKQEIVSIKAQFVQLSSKFGQWYARIWNNETQQIRVIRCDKIMSLEEENTQAALSLETLLEKAETFYQSEKKLSFSIKVNEKGKDIFSKENYPSMSIQVSEGNYLINGYYHKTEEEFITDYFLRFGTAIIQIEPIQLKESLLKKASSLAEYLYQL
- a CDS encoding VOC family protein, which translates into the protein MTLEIAVFLSMNGRAWEALTFYKKHLGAEELLVVTYEDMAKRDETFQLTEENKQLISHSVLRIGQTKIMIAEDAMDSSQLYTVGNNFSLCIQSADLAEIQTFYSNLTSDDRVKIIVPLNQNIFSGAYGILEDPFGIQIQLMHDERLK
- a CDS encoding galactose-1-epimerase — encoded protein: MKVLKISNQKFGENAILYSLTNDNGLTMNVTDLGARIVDLIVPVNEEKRNIVLGFETGEEYLAKDMYFGATIGRVAGRIKHGSFSINDQNYQLPVSPENGHTLHGGAESFEAKIWEVEIEEKSNHISVAFSYVSSDGENGFPGELKAHVTYTLTNENEWIIDYQAETDQPTLYNPTNHVYFNLTGDVTQSVGEHGLFVDADRFAVVDSYTTVTGELRSVKETPFDFRKSKSMNQVFETSYDQNTLVNGLDHPFMLNQTGFNKPQAIITAPKKDLSVEMYTDQPAVVIFTAQFGETGPEVRGKKLVNHGGLTLETQVSPGAIEFEDFGDIILYPENAYKSRTIFKIN